The Victivallaceae bacterium genome contains a region encoding:
- a CDS encoding MBL fold metallo-hydrolase translates to MIGFCPLASGSKGNCLYLGIENTKILIDLGITKTGLIERLQAIAVVPEEIDAVFISHEHWDHISGLKTFIKAFDVPVITNLETAQAVYNQLDFLPKFKIFSTGSYFDFRDLRIKSFNTCHDAIDPVGFVIETGKFKIGICTDLGHITPPVKQGLLGCDYLYLESNHDVAMVHNSNRSTVHKNRILSKMGHLSNEDCGKILQIIAGPQLRQVYLAHLSEECNSRKKALETVLSYTKELPIKITIAEQHTISLPCYFECSNEKALKNFFD, encoded by the coding sequence ATGATAGGATTTTGTCCCCTTGCTTCCGGATCTAAAGGCAACTGTCTCTACTTAGGTATCGAAAATACCAAAATCCTTATCGATCTCGGAATAACCAAAACTGGTTTAATCGAACGGTTACAAGCAATTGCCGTTGTTCCCGAAGAAATCGACGCCGTCTTTATTTCTCATGAACATTGGGATCACATTTCCGGATTAAAAACTTTCATCAAAGCTTTCGATGTACCCGTCATAACCAATTTGGAAACCGCACAAGCGGTGTACAATCAACTGGATTTTTTACCTAAGTTTAAAATATTTTCTACTGGTTCATATTTCGATTTTCGAGATCTTCGAATTAAAAGTTTCAACACTTGTCATGATGCAATAGATCCAGTCGGATTCGTTATTGAAACCGGAAAATTTAAAATAGGCATTTGTACGGATTTGGGACATATTACTCCTCCCGTGAAACAAGGACTTTTAGGATGCGATTATCTCTATCTCGAATCAAATCACGATGTCGCTATGGTACATAATAGCAACAGATCTACTGTTCATAAAAACAGAATTCTCAGTAAGATGGGTCATTTATCTAATGAAGATTGCGGAAAAATACTTCAAATCATTGCGGGTCCGCAATTACGACAAGTCTACCTAGCTCATCTTTCGGAGGAATGCAACTCTAGAAAAAAAGCTCTTGAAACCGTTTTAAGCTATACTAAAGAACTTCCTATCAAAATTACCATTGCGGAACAACATACAATTTCATTGCCTTGCTATTTTGAATGTTCTAACGAAAAAGCATTGAAAAACTTCTTCGATTGA